ATCTCACCTTCGGCACTTCTCTTGATCTTGTAAACCCATTTGAGACCAATTGCCCTATGGTCAGATGGTAAGTCACAGAGGAACCAAGTATTGTTACCTTCAATGGAGCTCATCTCCTCTTCCATCGCCTTCATCCAGCACTGCTCCTTCTCAGCTTCCTTGAAACTGAAAGGCTCCTGCTCCGCTATGAGACACTCGTCGTTGTAGTCGAAATCGAGCACCGGAGTTGTGGTGGCCAGCACATTGTTCACCGTCCGAAAACGGGGAGGAGCTCCATCGCTTTCAATACTGGCATCAGATGGTGGTGTACAGAACTCAACACCGGCAGGTGAGCTTGATGTCACTGGAGACCACACGGGCGCCGCGTCGGGCGTGGCCAGCGGACTTGGTGCGGTTTCAGTTTCCCGTGCGCCTCCATGTTCCACAACCACGTCAGGAACACGATTTCCACCCAGCGGAGTGGAAAAAAACTCCACAGTGAAATCCTCCTCGCCTCCAGTTTGAGTGACCTCCGGATCACGCCATGGCCACATTGCCGCCTCATCAAAGACGACGTCGCGTGACACATAAACTCGCCGTGACACCGGATCATACATCCGATAGGCTTTTGAGCCCTGCTCATAACCAATGAACACCATTCGTGTGCCACGATCATCAAGTTTCCTCAAATTTGGCTTCACTGTCTTGACGTAGCCGACACAGCCAAACACCTTCAGGTGTTCGACCGAGGGACGTCGCCCGTGCCACGCTTCATATGGCGTCACACCATCCAGGCTCTTTGTGGGCGACCGATTCCATAGATACACAGCCGCCATGACTGCCTCTCCCCAGAATTGTGCCGGCATCCCCGCCGCCTTGAGCATAGAGCGAGCAGCAGCGACGACAGTCAGGTTTCGCCTCTCGACGACCCCATTTTGTTGCGGCGAGTATGGAGCCGTGAGCTGGCGACTCACACCCCGATCGGCACAGAACTCAGTGAACTCGACAGAGGTAAATTCTCCTCCCCGGTCGGTGCGCAGCGCCCGCAGTTTTCGGCCGCTTTCCATCTCGACGCCGGCCTTGAACTGCTTGATCGCAGCCGCTGCCTCGTGCTTGCCGGAGAGGAGCCGTATCCACATGAAACGGCTCATGTCATCAACAAGGAGCAGGAAATATTTCCTGCCGCCTGGCGTTGCCGGCGCAATCGGCCCGCACAGGTCGCCATGAACCAGCTCGAGCGCATCCTGCGCCCTGAACCTGGCTTTGTCTGGGAACGGCACTCGTCGCTGCTTGCCGGCGAGGCACCCATCACACAGTTGATCGACGTGGTCAATCACGGGGAGTCCACGGACCATCTCCGCTTGCGCCAATCTCCGGAGGGCCTGGAAATTGAGGTGGCCGAAACGGGcgtgccaacgccacgccgtcTCGGTGCCATTCGCCGCCAAACAGATGGGCCTCGCCATGTTCAACTTCAGAATGTACAGGAAGCTTGGGGAGCGCTTTACCTTGGCAAGCAGTAGACCATCAGGATCACGCAGCGTGCAGACACCATGGTATATGTGAGCATCGTAGCCACGCGCGTCAAGCCGGCCGATGGAGATGATATTCTTGCACAGCTTGGGGATGAAATACACTGCCTCTAGCGAGCGATGATCTCCATTCTTGCACTGGAACAACACGGTGCCGCGTCCCCTGATGTCCACAACTGAGCCATCACCAAACTTCACAGTACCAACAACACCGGTGTCGAGGTCAGCGAATGCCGACCGAGAGCCGGTCATATGATTGGTGGCCCCGGTATCCAGGAACCATTCCGTGGTGTTGTCCTCCTCTTCTGCAACCTCATGATTCAGAATCACCTTTTTCTCAGTGAGATGCACCTCGTGCACACCAGGTGTTCGCCCGAGTGTCTCCTCACCGGCGAGAGACACCCCCATGACGTGAGCCATGAGCAAGgtcagctcctcctccccctgcgTCAGGTTTACTTCCCCTCGACGTTGGCGCCGCGGCTTGCGGCACTGCCTTGCAAAATGCCCAAACTCATCACAATTGAAACATTTTACCTTGGAGTAGTCACGGCTGGTGTTCCCACTGTTGATCGTCTCCTTCCCCTTCGGTGACCCACCGGCCTTGCCCCGACGGTTGTTCTGGGTGCCAGAGCTGCCCCTGctcttgctgctgccgccggagcCTTCCTGCTCCTGTTTCCTTGCGCGTGCCTGCCACTATTCCTCCGTGAGGTAGAgcttgccgccgccaccttcctcctcatcatcactgTATGAGTCGACCATCGACAGCCGCCCAACGAGCTCCTCAAGGGCCATCGTTTTCACGTCGAGAAGCTGCTCGAGGGAAATCGCCACCGGCTTGTACTTCTTGGGCACAACGCGCAGCAGTTTCTTGTTGATGTGTTCGTCTTCCATGACTCCACCCATGTCGCGAATGTCCGCGACGACAGCAGTGAGTCGCATCGCGAACTCCTCCGGTGTCTCTCCATCCTTGAAGCGCATCGCCTCGAATTGGCGACGGAAGCCCTGCTCCTTCGCCTCACGCACACGGTCGACGCCGACCCGCATGGTCTTGATGGCGTCCcacgccgccttcgccgtgTCATGCTTCGCCAGCCCGCGCAACATCTCGCGCGGCACCGCCTGAAGGATTGCCGAGAGAGCCGCCCGATCGTCGCGGTACTCCGCGTATCCGGGTTCAATCGCCGTCCACAACCCCTGCGCCTGTAGGTTTACACGCATCAACAATGCCCAATCCGGATAATTGGTCCTCGACAGCACCGGGAGGCGAGCAGTGTGCCCAGCATCTCTCCTCTGTGGCACGAGAGGAAGGTTTGCGCCGTCTGCGCCAccccccgcgccgctgccactTGCGCCTCCGCGCCCgctgccgcttccgccgccaccaccgccaccacggcgtccGGGCGGTGTGTATCGCCCGCCATCATCAGACATCGTCTCAGGACCGTCGTGGTaccgctctgataccaattgtcaGCAAAACGGAAAGAACAAACTCTGAAATCGCTCACACTCGCTCACTCTGAAAATTGCCGGACAACGACAGTAACCTAAAGAAGTTTGGGAAACGTCAAGAACTGAAGAACAAAGTAGAATTTTTGTGCAGCGCAACCTCTGCTGCTTTTCTGTTTTCACTCTTTATTCTCCTCCACCAAAACGGAGTTTGTTACATGCACAACTGAACGGAACGAGCAACCCGGATCGGCTACTGACCGCGCCATCCCACGATCTGAAACCAGGTCATTCGACAGCTAAACAAAACTGACAACATGCAGAAGGGAACAGCTATTCTACCGACCGGCCAAAACAACCTTCAGCCAGCCACTACGTTCATGCAAAACAGAAATATAAAATGCTCAAGATTACAAAATATCCAACAATCGCATCCCAAGGCGATCATGGATCTCTACCTCGACCTCAAGGTCATGGTGAACACCCTGCCGGAGTCCAAACGCTCCCACCTGGCAAACAAGGAGGTTCAAAACCTCGTCGCCACCATCGACAAGGGCACGGGATCAGGCTGTGGTGGTCATGGCGATGGTGGTAGTTGCATCGTCTGGCTTATGGGACACTCACTCGGCGCTTCTCTGGCGCTGGACGTGGGGCGGGCCATGATGGCGGAGAAAGATTACAATCTCCCGACCTTCCTCTTCAATCCGCCACAGGTGTCGCTGGCACCGGCGATAGACGTGCTTCTCCCGACGAAGAAAGCGAGGAGGTCCATACATGCAGCCAGCTCCTTCCTGAAGGCAAGAATGGACAAGGTCCTGAAGCCCCACAAGGAGCGCATGGAGAAGCTATTCGAGCAACTGTCGCCGTGGGCACCGGAGCTGTACGTGCATGAGAGGGATCTCATCTGCAAGGGCTACATCAGCTACTTTGAGCAACGGGAGCAGGTGAAGGAGCGGTTCCGTGGCGTAGGCAAGTCGGCGATGGCGTTGTCGTACCGTGACATGTTGTTTGCCGCGTTCGGGAAGGAGAAGGAGCGACCGCACCTCCTGCCAACGGCGAGACTCTAGAAGAACTCGAGCATGGACGGTGACGCACATGATCTCTAGCAGTGGTGGAGGCCGGATCGTGAGCTAGCCTTGAGCGCCAAGCGATACAACTATCCTTGAGCATATGGATGTTCTATTCGATCGACCGGAATATGCTTTGTCATGTTTAAGTTATACAACCTTATTAAAGGAAAGAATTACTTTACATATAGTTGATTTAATCGTTATCTCTATGCGGCTTATTCCTGAAGACCTGAAGGAACTCTTCAATAGTTGGATCTCCATCTTCGTATACTTCTCTGTAGAGGTAGTAATAGCTTGGGTGAGCACACggggtactcagcaagccatgtgAATTACTATAGCCTGCAAGGGTTGCCAAAGGAGGGTTTGGTTTTATTTTGCAAACCAGGTGATTTAAAATGTTTTGGAAATTTTTAAGTGTGCTCCTTAAGTTGTCAGAGAGAGGCTCACACCTTAATCCATTTTGTGAGTTGCTTTGCGACAATTCACCATAATTATTGAGAAGAGACTCACGTCTCAGCCCATTTCACAACTCGTTTTACAACGACTTGTCGCAATTCCGATTCAGAGTGTACTGTCTCAGATAATACCTCTATTTTTTGTGTTCACTTTCTTTTCTCAATCACATCTCAACTTTGCTCAACCAATTCCTTGCGACACGCATGTCACATAGTCCTATTTTAGACAACTCAGGTCTTCCATAGGCTGCTTTTGGTAATGATTCCCAAACCACACAAACAAGTTCCATAATACTTTTCtaaaacaaaactacgctagagGAATCACTTCATATTGCCTATGATTGTTGGCATGACTGTTCGACGTCGAACAGATTTTAACCTTTGCAAGGGGGGCACGCTTTGCACATGACGCGAGCTTATACTCTAAACACCCAACGCATATTGATCAAATGTGACTAGTGAAAGGAGGTTCCCGATCGACTAGGACGTTCTGAAGTATTTCAGGATAGCCGGTTGTCAACTGAACGGGTCTTAGATAAAGTACCGAACAAGTCCCAGACTTCTCGTACTCAGGATCCCGCAAGTGCATCCTAGATGCCACATTGACGATTCCACATCCACCGACTTCCACACACATCCAGGGTCCACTTATTACATGACAAGGGACGTCCCACTCCACCCATATGGTCGCACTTTAACATGATCAGTGAAATTCTTAAACAGATCGGTCCTTTATATACCATGCGGAAGTCAAGGCCACGCAGGTGTAGGGGGGGagggctaatgggcgatcgatcgctaggGCAATCGCCCAGCGATCGGAtccgccccccctccccctatactcctccctcttctcccgcttcctcctccccttctcctctttctactacagtagaccacacaaatttttaaaaaaacaaaagttagaaaaatttatgtatagaaatactatatataaaaaatttgaattcaaattcaaatttgaatcgggtatatgtaaacttttgacttataaactttgggtctataaactttagatgtatagaaatactatatatagaaaatatttgaattcaaattcaaatttgaatcagatataattcaaattcaaatttgaatcgggtatataaactttaggtctataaactttaggtgtataaactttagatgtatagaaatactatatatgaaaaatatttgaattcaaattcaaatttgaatcggatatttgaattcaaattcaaatttgaaacgggtatataaacttttgacttataaactttaggtgtataaactttagatgtatagaaatactatatatataaaaatatttgaattcaaattcaaatttgaatcggatatataaacttttgacttataaattttggtctctaaactttagatgtgtaaactttaggtgtataaactttaggtgtataaatttactaaaataggaaagtaaataggaaagtaatacggtgccaaaaaaggaaaccaggtggagagatggagggagggaaggggaggggccGGGGTGGAAAACTGATCGCCCTGGGCGAGGCTCGCTCAGTAGCATTTCCGCACGCAGGTGTGACTACCCATCACCAGGTTTCACAGAACCATTTTATTTCACAAAGCTTCCGACCACAAGTGTCGATTTTTCCAAACCATTTTATCCCATCGTCAGGTTATACTATAAATACTCGAAGAGTACAAGTATCAAGAAGACAACAGCAAGCTACAACGATATATACATGGTATTCAACAAAAAGGATATATGCATGGTATTCAACAAACTAGGAAGGTAAGTGCATCAAGTGGGTTCATGACCTATCGGATCGACTTGCGAACTGCAGCCCATAATGTATACCTAAGCATGCATGGTTGATAAACAAAagaatttttaatttaaaatatagGATCTATATGGTCAAAAGGAATCAGGAACCAGATCCTCTAACGTAGTGGATTCTATGTTCCTCTACGGTGCTCAAGCCTTTTATGTTCCTCTGATGTAGAATCTGGTTGTGGAACCAGATCCTCTAACGTAGTGGATTCTATGTTAGAGGGACGTAGAAAGCTGCAGTATCGTTTATTCCACATCTGACGGAAATGCTCGTTTTCCTTGGATAAGCCCAAAAGTGCAGTGCTTCGCGGCCCAGTTGCGAACAAAACAAAGGGGGAGAAACGACGATCGGAGAAAGAAAACGAAGCTGCCACTAGtcagccatggccgccggccactCGCTGTCGCTAGTCGTCTCCCTTGAACGGGT
The window above is part of the Oryza sativa Japonica Group chromosome 7, ASM3414082v1 genome. Proteins encoded here:
- the LOC112936114 gene encoding GDSL esterase/lipase At4g10955, which translates into the protein MQKGTAILPTGQNNLQPATTFMQNRNIKCSRLQNIQQSHPKAIMDLYLDLKVMVNTLPESKRSHLANKEVQNLVATIDKGTGSGCGGHGDGGSCIVWLMGHSLGASLALDVGRAMMAEKDYNLPTFLFNPPQVSLAPAIDVLLPTKKARRSIHAASSFLKARMDKVLKPHKERMEKLFEQLSPWAPELYVHERDLICKGYISYFEQREQVKERFRGVGKSAMALSYRDMLFAAFGKEKERPHLLPTARL